The Geotalea uraniireducens Rf4 genome window below encodes:
- a CDS encoding ATP-binding protein — protein sequence MKDLFTAPELKRLISKGEGQFIEFKSLWDQKDGNKKALNRRAVRDFIAEYVAAFANADGGTLLLGVDDDGIPSGHGYPDDVVADFIAVPERRLRPAVRVETQRIALDGHEVIVLQIPIAPEAVMVDGDGFPYRVGDQVIHEPQEVINQRKQAYRRVGYEQQIRPDATIDDLDLILTEKFLAGTPYAGRPIPEILQRYSLIIPKGNAFAVTNAALLLFCKLPSARWHPRSGVRIFRVDGTDRKHGTRRNVTQRTPLEPPLARMIEDAYQSTVVQIGKSEKLHDLFFREMPEYPTLAWQEALVNAIAHRDYNEQGREIEIWFFDDRMEIQSPGDLVPPVTIEQLKNRQRVHASRNPLLVRVLVDAGIMREEGEGIPRIFEEMEESLLCQPEFSLETSTFCITLKNEPVYTGHSPVWGMLIERFRLGMNQKRVLLANSGGFSNETYRKLTGVDRDQAYREIQELVTMGILHGAPSAGRGAVYKIAPDIKQQQTWLESRVPKLITYFSAHDRLTNQEYCRVFSVTRSTATRELKRLCDEGFLVAVGVRKGAHYTIGSMLNRVVGP from the coding sequence ATGAAGGATCTCTTTACCGCACCGGAACTGAAGCGCCTCATCAGCAAGGGCGAAGGTCAGTTCATCGAGTTCAAGTCCCTCTGGGATCAGAAGGACGGCAATAAGAAAGCCCTTAACCGCCGGGCGGTCAGGGACTTCATCGCCGAATATGTGGCGGCATTCGCGAATGCCGATGGAGGGACACTCTTGCTTGGCGTTGACGACGACGGCATTCCCTCCGGCCATGGCTATCCAGACGATGTTGTCGCCGACTTCATTGCAGTCCCGGAACGGCGTCTACGACCGGCGGTGCGGGTTGAGACGCAGAGGATCGCTCTGGATGGCCACGAAGTCATTGTCTTGCAAATACCCATAGCCCCGGAAGCGGTCATGGTTGACGGCGATGGCTTTCCCTATCGCGTGGGAGACCAGGTCATCCACGAACCGCAGGAAGTCATAAACCAGCGAAAACAGGCCTACCGCAGGGTCGGCTACGAGCAGCAGATTCGGCCCGACGCTACCATTGACGACCTTGACCTGATCCTGACAGAGAAGTTCCTGGCTGGCACCCCGTATGCCGGCAGGCCTATTCCGGAGATTCTGCAGCGATACAGTCTCATTATTCCCAAGGGCAACGCGTTTGCCGTTACCAATGCCGCCCTCCTGCTCTTCTGCAAGCTGCCTTCCGCGCGATGGCATCCACGCAGCGGTGTCCGTATTTTCCGTGTTGACGGGACCGACCGCAAGCATGGAACACGGCGCAATGTCACGCAACGGACCCCGCTCGAACCACCGCTCGCCCGGATGATCGAGGATGCTTATCAGTCCACGGTCGTGCAGATAGGCAAGTCAGAGAAGCTGCATGACCTTTTTTTCAGGGAAATGCCGGAATACCCCACACTTGCCTGGCAGGAAGCCTTGGTGAACGCCATCGCCCACCGGGATTACAACGAGCAGGGGCGGGAGATTGAAATCTGGTTCTTCGACGACCGGATGGAGATCCAGAGCCCCGGAGATCTCGTGCCACCGGTCACCATAGAACAACTTAAGAACCGCCAGCGTGTTCATGCCAGCAGGAATCCGCTTCTGGTGAGGGTCTTGGTGGATGCCGGCATCATGCGCGAAGAAGGCGAGGGAATCCCGCGCATCTTCGAGGAGATGGAAGAGTCGCTTCTCTGCCAGCCTGAATTTTCCCTGGAAACATCCACGTTCTGCATCACCCTCAAGAATGAGCCGGTTTATACCGGTCACAGCCCTGTGTGGGGGATGCTCATTGAGCGCTTCCGCCTGGGGATGAACCAGAAGAGAGTGCTGCTGGCCAATTCCGGCGGATTCTCCAATGAGACATACAGAAAGCTTACCGGCGTTGATCGGGATCAGGCGTACCGGGAAATCCAGGAATTGGTCACCATGGGTATCCTCCATGGCGCACCTTCCGCGGGCCGCGGGGCAGTCTACAAAATTGCGCCGGATATCAAACAGCAGCAAACCTGGCTTGAAAGCCGTGTGCCGAAGCTCATCACGTATTTCTCTGCTCATGATCGGCTCACGAATCAGGAATATTGTCGAGTTTTTAGCGTGACCCGCAGTACAGCGACAAGAGAATTGAAGCGATTGTGCGATGAAGGGTTCCTCGTCGCAGTGGGAGTAAGAAAGGGTGCCCATTACACCATCGGGTCCATGCTGAACCGTGTGGTTGGCCCATGA
- a CDS encoding DEAD/DEAH box helicase, whose protein sequence is MELKEYQQGVLRKIDHYLAVLSEQTEKVEKVKVLIAEQGLDLDIGDPCQKTWDHLNNERVLPSLCDKDGNTVVAPYLSRHDGLNRSIPNICLKVPTGGGKTLLATCALERIHTDYFKRQTGLVLWVVPSDAIYRQTWKQLANREHHYRQTLERASGGRVKLLEKGDAFTRLDVKGQLCVMLLMLPSAARQSKDTLRMFRDSGRFTSFFPPEDDSEKNRALLNAVPNLRINDLADMGYMDGIVPGSLSIRQSLGNVLCLVRPVVIIDEGHKAYSDTARETLCGFNPRFMVELSATPNTGGKHQSNMLVNVPGRDLKDEEMIKLPINVENEDKGGWKHTLTLAHQKLEDLAKEAARLQMESGRYIRPIMLVRVERTGKEQRDAAFVHAEHAREYLQEKLGVKEEEIRLKTSENDELGDEDLLAENCPVRYIITKDALREGWDCPFAYVLTILSKTTANTALTQMIGRVLRQPHAQLTHRQALDECYVFTFDQDVSEAVNGVRKGLQDEGMADLASSVKVVGGGGKQRFTNKVTLNRREAFAKLPTIFLPKVLARDEKAVKGYRLLDYDRDILGELDWEAFRYLQADNVKVEDQEKLKRTIARVDLDQKKEDEAKLFFQEMVDHIPDEGLDIAFLVRQLLDVVPNPWQGMRILDDTLAVLRSRGVSEKRLYVNRLDLLKSMKLDLRKQVDSAAEALFREKLESGAISLRLVSSGDAKLNWELAKTLEIDVSDEDRLLHRKDGGDIEKSLFEKVYQRDFNELEKETALYLDTRQSVYWWHRIAVNQRSYSLQGWQRNRIYPDILACVHGTDEGKFRFTVLETKGEHLKGNDDTEYKRKMFELLTAHVDTAIRAGELDLGESSQPTSFTMLMEKSWQQEIINAGVV, encoded by the coding sequence ATGGAACTGAAAGAATACCAACAGGGTGTCTTACGCAAGATTGACCATTATCTTGCGGTTCTGTCTGAACAGACCGAAAAGGTAGAAAAGGTCAAAGTTCTGATTGCTGAACAGGGGCTTGATCTCGATATTGGCGATCCTTGCCAGAAAACCTGGGACCATCTCAACAACGAACGTGTTCTGCCCTCCCTGTGTGACAAAGATGGCAACACCGTTGTTGCACCTTATCTTTCCCGCCATGACGGACTTAACCGCTCCATTCCCAATATATGTCTGAAAGTGCCTACCGGAGGCGGCAAGACGCTATTAGCGACCTGTGCGCTGGAACGCATTCATACCGACTATTTCAAACGGCAGACCGGCTTGGTTCTTTGGGTAGTGCCGTCGGACGCCATTTATCGTCAAACATGGAAACAGCTTGCCAACCGTGAACATCACTATCGCCAGACGCTTGAACGCGCCTCGGGTGGGCGGGTAAAACTCCTGGAAAAGGGAGACGCCTTCACACGTCTGGATGTGAAAGGTCAACTTTGCGTCATGCTGCTGATGCTTCCCTCGGCGGCCCGCCAGTCAAAAGACACCTTGCGGATGTTCCGCGACAGTGGCCGTTTTACCTCATTTTTCCCACCTGAAGACGACAGTGAAAAAAACCGTGCGTTACTGAATGCCGTGCCTAACTTGAGGATCAATGATTTAGCCGACATGGGCTACATGGACGGCATTGTGCCCGGTTCGCTCTCCATCAGGCAGAGCCTCGGCAACGTGTTGTGCCTGGTACGTCCGGTGGTGATCATCGACGAAGGGCACAAGGCTTATTCCGACACTGCCCGTGAAACGCTGTGCGGCTTCAATCCCCGTTTTATGGTCGAACTCTCCGCCACCCCCAACACGGGCGGCAAGCATCAATCAAACATGCTGGTGAACGTACCGGGCCGCGACCTTAAAGACGAGGAGATGATCAAACTGCCGATCAATGTGGAGAACGAGGACAAGGGTGGCTGGAAACACACCCTTACTCTGGCCCATCAAAAACTTGAGGATCTGGCAAAGGAAGCGGCCCGGCTGCAAATGGAATCCGGCCGTTACATCAGGCCGATCATGCTGGTGCGGGTGGAACGAACCGGCAAGGAACAGCGCGATGCCGCCTTTGTTCATGCTGAACATGCGCGGGAATATCTCCAGGAAAAATTGGGGGTCAAAGAGGAAGAAATACGTCTCAAGACCTCTGAAAATGACGAACTGGGAGATGAAGACCTGCTGGCTGAAAACTGCCCGGTACGTTACATCATCACCAAGGATGCCTTGCGGGAGGGATGGGATTGTCCCTTTGCCTATGTGCTGACAATCCTCTCCAAAACTACGGCGAATACCGCTTTGACCCAGATGATTGGCCGCGTGCTGCGACAGCCCCATGCACAACTGACTCATCGACAAGCACTTGATGAGTGTTACGTCTTTACCTTTGATCAGGATGTTTCCGAAGCGGTAAACGGTGTGCGCAAGGGTTTGCAGGATGAGGGAATGGCCGATCTTGCTTCCAGTGTCAAGGTTGTCGGTGGTGGCGGCAAGCAGCGATTCACCAATAAGGTCACACTTAATCGCCGAGAGGCATTTGCCAAGCTGCCGACAATCTTCCTTCCAAAGGTTCTGGCACGCGATGAAAAGGCCGTCAAGGGGTATCGACTGCTCGACTATGACCGGGATATTCTGGGAGAGCTAGACTGGGAGGCGTTTCGTTACCTGCAAGCCGATAACGTCAAGGTGGAGGATCAGGAAAAGCTTAAACGGACCATAGCCCGTGTCGATCTCGACCAAAAGAAAGAAGATGAAGCAAAACTTTTCTTTCAGGAAATGGTTGACCACATTCCGGATGAAGGGCTCGATATTGCTTTTCTCGTGCGACAACTGCTTGATGTGGTGCCGAACCCTTGGCAGGGGATGCGGATTCTCGATGACACACTGGCTGTATTGCGTAGCCGTGGGGTGAGCGAAAAACGGCTGTATGTAAATCGCCTTGACCTGTTGAAGTCGATGAAACTGGATTTGAGAAAACAGGTCGATAGCGCTGCTGAAGCGCTCTTTCGTGAAAAGCTGGAAAGCGGGGCCATATCCCTGCGTCTGGTATCCTCGGGCGACGCCAAACTGAACTGGGAGCTGGCTAAAACCCTGGAGATCGATGTATCCGATGAAGACCGGCTTCTTCACCGCAAGGATGGCGGCGATATTGAAAAAAGCCTGTTTGAGAAGGTATACCAGCGGGACTTCAACGAACTTGAAAAAGAGACAGCCTTGTATCTGGATACTCGCCAGTCCGTCTACTGGTGGCATCGAATAGCCGTCAATCAGCGTTCCTACAGCCTGCAAGGGTGGCAGCGGAACAGGATTTATCCCGATATACTTGCGTGTGTCCACGGCACCGATGAAGGCAAGTTCAGATTTACCGTCCTGGAAACCAAGGGTGAGCACCTGAAGGGGAATGACGATACAGAATACAAACGCAAGATGTTTGAACTGCTGACCGCACATGTGGATACAGCCATCCGGGCGGGAGAACTGGATTTGGGAGAATCATCGCAACCGACGAGCTTTACTATGCTGATGGAAAAGTCTTGGCAACAGGAAATAATTAATGCTGGTGTTGTTTAA
- the tilS gene encoding tRNA lysidine(34) synthetase TilS, whose amino-acid sequence MLKKVAGFIEEHDLFSPGDTVVVAVSGGADSVALLDVLAGFSSLRLRLIVVHLNHCLRGAESDADEAFVRELAGKYGVTFVTQAVDVQDLSKREKLSLEEAGRAARYRFFSEIAASCKARAVVLAHHADDQAETVLMRLLRGAGGSGLCAMAAKSAGMYVRPLLSVTRFEIEAYLRERGLVFRTDSSNADVNFLRNRVRHELIPFLKSYNPAITDRLVTTAAALSEDEEILDKVTTEAFNRFGTVEAGRVKFVVAGIATELRGLRLRLYRRAVLQVKGDLTQISARHLNDIDSLLLSASPNSRLVLPEGFTVKRCYGELTFQKHGDASSVPYEFFIEGPGSYPIPGGGLLTVEVAAVPESWDGVPATVAYFDGDGAPFPWLVRTFIDGDVFSPLGMARSKKVKKLFIDKKIPLPFRRRIPLLFSGETLFWVGGVMPATAGRVTASTKLVLRAEILDFTP is encoded by the coding sequence GTGCTGAAAAAGGTTGCTGGATTTATTGAAGAACACGACCTCTTCTCCCCTGGAGACACGGTGGTTGTGGCGGTTTCAGGCGGGGCCGATTCTGTTGCGTTGCTGGATGTTCTGGCCGGTTTCAGCTCGCTGAGACTCCGACTTATTGTCGTCCATCTCAATCATTGTCTGCGCGGCGCAGAATCGGATGCGGATGAAGCCTTTGTCCGTGAGCTTGCCGGGAAATACGGCGTTACATTTGTCACGCAGGCCGTTGATGTACAGGATCTGAGCAAGCGGGAAAAGCTTTCCCTCGAGGAGGCGGGAAGGGCTGCCCGTTACCGGTTTTTTTCCGAGATAGCTGCCAGTTGCAAGGCACGGGCCGTGGTATTGGCCCATCATGCGGACGATCAGGCTGAAACCGTGCTGATGCGCCTTCTACGCGGAGCGGGGGGCAGCGGATTGTGTGCCATGGCGGCAAAATCCGCAGGCATGTATGTCCGGCCCCTTCTCTCCGTTACCCGTTTTGAGATCGAGGCTTACCTGCGCGAAAGGGGGCTCGTGTTCCGTACCGACAGCAGCAATGCGGATGTCAACTTTCTCCGTAATCGCGTCCGGCATGAACTGATTCCGTTTCTGAAAAGCTATAACCCGGCTATAACCGACAGGCTGGTTACGACCGCTGCGGCGCTCTCCGAGGATGAGGAAATACTGGATAAGGTCACCACTGAGGCGTTCAACCGCTTTGGGACTGTAGAAGCCGGCCGGGTAAAGTTTGTCGTTGCCGGTATCGCAACGGAGTTGCGGGGGTTGCGCCTGCGTCTTTACCGTCGGGCGGTTTTGCAGGTGAAAGGTGATTTGACGCAAATCAGCGCCAGGCACCTCAACGATATCGACTCCCTATTATTGTCCGCAAGCCCGAATTCCAGGCTGGTTCTGCCTGAAGGGTTCACGGTGAAACGGTGTTACGGAGAACTGACATTTCAGAAACATGGCGATGCATCGTCCGTTCCCTACGAATTTTTCATAGAAGGCCCCGGTAGCTACCCAATCCCCGGCGGCGGACTTCTGACTGTCGAAGTCGCGGCGGTCCCGGAGAGCTGGGATGGGGTGCCGGCCACGGTTGCATATTTTGATGGGGATGGAGCGCCATTCCCCTGGCTGGTGCGGACCTTCATCGACGGGGATGTTTTCTCTCCCCTCGGCATGGCCAGGTCGAAAAAGGTGAAAAAACTATTTATCGACAAGAAAATCCCGCTTCCGTTTCGCCGTCGCATTCCGCTTCTCTTCTCGGGTGAAACACTTTTCTGGGTAGGCGGGGTCATGCCGGCGACTGCGGGGAGGGTAACGGCTTCCACAAAGTTGGTGCTGAGGGCAGAAATTCTTGATTTCACTCCTTAA
- a CDS encoding DUF6398 domain-containing protein, with protein MTDKLKVPKAMQSVFDTVAGIIDEFCQKHLNEEYSHVSQELAAALCRKRPSPLAKGKPEQWACACVYVIGSANFLHDKSQTPHLPLGRLCELFGIGKSTATTKARSIEQMMGISYLDPRWTLPSKLEGNPLVWMLNVNGFAVDIRTAPLELQEEAFQRGLIPFVPGKKK; from the coding sequence ATGACCGACAAACTGAAAGTCCCCAAAGCCATGCAGTCGGTATTCGACACCGTTGCCGGGATCATCGACGAATTCTGCCAAAAACATCTGAACGAGGAGTACTCCCACGTCTCACAAGAACTGGCAGCGGCTCTCTGCCGCAAACGCCCCTCGCCGCTGGCGAAAGGCAAACCGGAGCAGTGGGCCTGCGCCTGTGTCTATGTTATCGGCAGCGCCAACTTTCTCCACGACAAGAGCCAGACGCCGCATTTGCCGCTGGGCAGGCTGTGCGAACTGTTCGGAATCGGAAAGAGTACCGCAACCACAAAGGCGCGGAGCATCGAACAGATGATGGGCATCAGCTATCTCGATCCACGCTGGACCTTGCCAAGCAAGCTGGAGGGCAACCCGCTGGTCTGGATGCTCAACGTGAACGGATTTGCCGTGGATATCCGCACTGCGCCGCTGGAGCTTCAGGAAGAGGCATTCCAGCGAGGGCTGATTCCTTTTGTGCCGGGTAAGAAAAAATAG
- a CDS encoding AIPR family protein, translated as MSKLTNDQVILNQIIKSKCADSGDEITEPEYFEIYTASEILKDHDLSYDDVKYGIVGDGGDGGIDSIFTLLNGELINEDSDINVNQKKNVIELKIIQSKTSTTFKEVAIVKFRETAEDLFDLSNDPYNYSERYNQELIERVIIFRTVYEKLAASFPKLEISYYYATQGDEVHPNVSGKVQKLESLILALFSGSSFKFEFIGARRLLELTRNIPTTSRTLEIAETPISTEAGSYVCLVSLDKYYDFISDDGALARSIFESNVRDYQGSVVVNTGIKQTLSNTKSEDFWYLNNGVTIITPNAVSAGKKITIEDPQIVNGLQTSHEIYNHFSEAAQLLKDERKILVRIIREENEEARDRIIRATNSQTSIPPASLRSSDEIHRNIEDFLKANGFFYDRKKNFYKNQGKPVSKIISIPYMAQAMMALTLNKPDSARARPSTLINSQTEYKKIFSLDTPIDVYLKVIQIMKAVETYIKPQHCGVDIPRKDITNIKFFVATLVGISVAGTKDGITDALAQVPKIDIPAEVLDNALHKVLDKYTELGGTDQVAKGSTLVGALLGGG; from the coding sequence ATGTCTAAATTAACAAATGACCAAGTTATTTTAAATCAGATAATAAAAAGTAAGTGTGCTGATTCAGGCGATGAAATTACTGAACCAGAATATTTCGAAATATATACAGCATCAGAAATTTTGAAAGATCACGATTTGTCGTATGATGATGTTAAGTACGGTATTGTTGGTGATGGGGGTGACGGCGGTATTGATTCAATATTTACACTTCTAAATGGTGAATTAATAAACGAAGATTCAGACATAAATGTAAATCAAAAAAAGAACGTAATCGAATTAAAGATAATACAATCAAAAACGTCTACAACTTTCAAAGAAGTTGCAATTGTTAAATTTAGAGAAACAGCTGAAGATTTATTTGATCTTTCAAACGACCCATATAATTATTCTGAAAGATATAACCAAGAATTGATCGAACGAGTAATAATATTTAGGACTGTGTATGAGAAACTTGCTGCCAGTTTCCCAAAGCTAGAAATCAGTTATTATTATGCGACCCAAGGAGACGAAGTTCACCCTAATGTTTCCGGAAAAGTTCAGAAACTGGAATCTTTAATTTTAGCACTTTTTAGTGGGTCATCCTTTAAATTCGAATTTATCGGGGCTCGTAGATTGTTAGAACTTACACGCAATATACCCACCACAAGTAGAACTCTAGAAATTGCAGAAACCCCAATCAGCACGGAAGCTGGTAGCTACGTATGTCTAGTTTCATTGGATAAATATTATGATTTCATATCTGACGACGGTGCATTAGCCAGAAGTATATTCGAATCAAATGTCAGAGACTATCAGGGTAGTGTTGTTGTTAATACCGGAATCAAGCAAACACTATCAAATACAAAATCTGAAGATTTTTGGTATTTGAATAATGGTGTCACAATTATAACTCCAAATGCAGTTTCAGCTGGGAAAAAAATAACAATAGAAGACCCCCAGATTGTTAATGGACTACAGACTTCACACGAAATTTACAATCACTTTTCTGAAGCTGCGCAACTTCTGAAAGATGAACGTAAAATTCTTGTCCGCATTATTCGCGAGGAAAACGAAGAAGCTAGAGACCGAATCATCAGGGCTACAAACAGTCAGACTTCAATACCACCTGCATCCCTCCGCAGTTCAGACGAAATACACAGAAATATTGAAGATTTTCTCAAAGCAAATGGTTTTTTCTATGATAGAAAGAAAAACTTCTATAAAAACCAAGGCAAGCCTGTATCCAAGATCATTAGCATTCCATATATGGCACAAGCTATGATGGCCTTAACATTAAATAAACCAGATAGTGCAAGAGCACGACCTTCTACGTTAATCAACTCTCAAACCGAGTACAAAAAGATATTTAGCCTTGATACACCCATTGATGTCTATTTAAAAGTGATTCAAATTATGAAGGCTGTGGAAACGTATATCAAACCGCAACACTGCGGTGTAGATATTCCTAGAAAGGATATAACAAACATCAAGTTCTTTGTAGCAACGCTTGTGGGAATATCGGTTGCTGGTACAAAGGATGGTATAACAGACGCACTAGCACAAGTGCCAAAGATTGATATTCCAGCTGAAGTCCTCGATAATGCTTTACATAAAGTGCTTGATAAATATACTGAACTTGGCGGAACTGATCAGGTTGCAAAAGGTTCGACATTAGTTGGAGCACTACTTGGCGGAGGCTAA
- a CDS encoding Fic family protein: MTFTNRITEAEKLQEEISQHRPLKGQALKQLREYFRIGLTWASNALEGNSLTETETKVVIEDGITIGGKPLKDHFEAIGHAEAFDYLQKLARRTEITERDILKLHRLFYYRIDEANAGHYRKQNIVVTGTDFVFPAPSELKGLMAAFADEIPRLRAEKHPIEFAALLHVRLVTIHPFVDGNGRAARLLMNLALLQEGYPVTIIPPVLRSEYLAAVRESNTGNVAPFVKLFSSMVWESQRDYLRLLLSLERK; this comes from the coding sequence ATGACATTCACCAACAGAATCACGGAAGCCGAAAAACTCCAGGAAGAGATCAGCCAGCATCGCCCCTTGAAGGGACAGGCGCTCAAACAGTTGCGGGAATACTTCCGCATCGGCCTGACCTGGGCGAGCAACGCCCTGGAAGGAAACAGCCTGACCGAGACCGAGACTAAGGTGGTGATCGAGGACGGCATCACCATTGGCGGCAAGCCGCTCAAGGACCACTTTGAGGCCATCGGCCACGCCGAGGCCTTCGACTATCTGCAAAAGCTCGCACGCCGCACGGAAATCACCGAGCGGGACATCCTGAAGCTGCACAGGCTCTTCTACTACCGTATCGACGAGGCCAACGCCGGTCACTACCGCAAGCAGAACATCGTCGTCACCGGGACCGACTTCGTTTTTCCCGCTCCGAGCGAACTGAAGGGGCTAATGGCCGCCTTTGCCGATGAGATTCCCCGCCTCCGGGCTGAGAAACACCCCATCGAGTTCGCGGCGCTCTTGCACGTCCGACTGGTCACCATCCACCCCTTCGTGGACGGAAACGGCAGGGCCGCCCGGCTGCTGATGAACCTTGCCCTGCTCCAGGAAGGCTACCCGGTGACCATTATCCCGCCGGTGCTCCGCAGTGAGTATCTGGCGGCGGTCAGGGAGAGCAATACCGGCAATGTCGCGCCCTTCGTGAAGCTGTTTTCCAGCATGGTCTGGGAAAGCCAGCGGGACTACCTGCGGCTGCTGCTGAGCCTGGAGAGGAAATAA
- a CDS encoding site-specific DNA-methyltransferase, whose protein sequence is MPTLEFKGKQFVYSHHLSVPFRELKVDAAKSLPAEGQKPSLDDNLIIHGDNLEALKALLPTHAGKINCIFIDPPYNTGNEGWCYNDNVRSPLMKEWLKKSANPVDKEDLERHDKWLCMMWPRLNLLHELLADDGVLFVTIDDNEQHRLRDILDEVFHSEDAFYSHIAWQKKYATSNDAKGFSTMFDHILVYRKSEEFSRNLLGRTAGNDANYRHEDDKGTFRSDNYTCNKTAEERPNLYYPVINPNTGEEIWPKKTAVWRYSKERHQYNVDNDLIWWGADGTGKVPGFKRYKHLLQGGGGTVPSTWWPHDFAGHTDEAKKELREIMEGKGTEFFTPKPTRLLSRILEIATDENSIILDSFAGSGTTAHAVLAANQKDGGNRRFMLIECEEYADTLTAERVRRVINGYPFSGNQREELFSEKITWTNFSKKSQKLLLEVEHIEKTKGAAFDTVKKEIKDGVLTVTGERKIPETAPGLGGSFTYCTLGEPIEIENLLSGKGLPNFEALARYVFYTATGRSLETVAAHSTDGFIGETELFRIHLFYQPDTAWLRSNEAALNAERVAAIATGNKSGKRSIVFAVAKFMSQKELTKERIEFCQLPYAVHRILGD, encoded by the coding sequence ATGCCAACACTGGAATTCAAGGGAAAGCAGTTTGTCTATTCCCACCACCTGAGCGTGCCGTTTCGGGAGCTAAAAGTGGATGCGGCCAAGTCTCTGCCCGCCGAAGGACAAAAGCCGTCGCTGGACGACAACCTGATCATCCACGGCGATAACCTGGAAGCGCTAAAGGCCCTGCTTCCTACCCATGCAGGTAAGATCAACTGCATCTTCATCGACCCGCCCTACAATACCGGCAATGAGGGGTGGTGCTACAACGACAACGTCCGTTCGCCGCTGATGAAGGAGTGGCTGAAGAAGTCGGCCAATCCGGTGGATAAGGAAGACCTGGAGCGGCATGACAAGTGGCTATGCATGATGTGGCCAAGGTTGAATCTGCTGCATGAGCTGCTTGCAGATGACGGGGTGCTTTTTGTCACTATCGACGACAACGAGCAACACCGTCTGCGCGACATACTCGATGAGGTTTTCCATAGTGAGGATGCCTTTTATAGCCATATTGCATGGCAGAAAAAATATGCTACATCGAATGACGCCAAGGGTTTTTCCACTATGTTTGACCATATTCTTGTCTATCGCAAGAGTGAGGAATTTAGCCGGAATCTCTTGGGAAGAACGGCAGGCAATGACGCAAACTACCGCCATGAAGACGACAAAGGGACCTTTCGTTCCGACAATTATACTTGCAACAAGACAGCGGAAGAACGCCCAAACCTTTATTATCCGGTAATTAATCCGAATACAGGCGAAGAGATCTGGCCAAAGAAAACGGCAGTTTGGCGTTATTCAAAGGAAAGGCATCAATACAACGTCGATAATGATCTAATTTGGTGGGGAGCCGACGGCACAGGCAAGGTTCCGGGCTTCAAGCGGTATAAACACCTTCTCCAAGGGGGCGGCGGCACCGTTCCCAGCACTTGGTGGCCCCATGACTTTGCAGGGCACACGGACGAGGCAAAGAAGGAACTACGTGAAATCATGGAGGGCAAAGGCACGGAATTTTTTACGCCTAAACCGACACGTCTGCTTTCGCGCATCCTCGAAATAGCCACTGACGAAAACTCCATCATTCTCGATTCCTTCGCCGGTTCCGGCACCACCGCCCATGCCGTTCTCGCCGCCAACCAGAAAGACGGCGGCAATCGCCGTTTCATGCTGATCGAGTGCGAGGAATACGCCGACACCCTGACCGCCGAGCGGGTACGGCGGGTCATCAACGGCTATCCCTTCAGCGGGAACCAGCGCGAAGAGCTGTTCAGCGAGAAAATCACTTGGACCAATTTTTCCAAAAAGTCACAAAAACTACTCCTTGAAGTCGAACATATCGAAAAGACCAAAGGCGCAGCGTTCGACACAGTTAAAAAAGAAATCAAGGACGGCGTGCTGACTGTTACCGGCGAACGGAAGATTCCCGAAACAGCGCCGGGGCTGGGCGGCAGCTTCACCTACTGTACCTTGGGCGAGCCGATCGAGATCGAAAACCTGCTTTCCGGCAAGGGACTCCCCAATTTCGAGGCCCTGGCCCGCTATGTCTTTTATACCGCCACCGGCCGGTCACTGGAAACGGTTGCCGCACACTCCACCGATGGCTTCATCGGCGAAACCGAACTGTTCCGCATCCATCTCTTCTATCAGCCGGATACCGCCTGGCTGCGCTCCAACGAGGCGGCACTGAACGCCGAGCGAGTGGCTGCGATTGCCACGGGGAACAAGTCCGGCAAGCGCTCCATCGTTTTTGCCGTGGCCAAGTTCATGAGCCAGAAGGAGTTGACCAAGGAACGCATCGAATTCTGTCAGTTGCCTTACGCCGTCCACCGGATTCTGGGAGACTGA